The following are encoded in a window of Thermodesulfobacterium geofontis OPF15 genomic DNA:
- a CDS encoding rhomboid family intramembrane serine protease: MIPLQDILPRRNPPIMTWILILINVMVFFYEISLSPLEREIFFRHWGFVPARFFDDYFSALIGEPAYRKYLSLITHLFIHGGWLHIIGNMWTLWIFGDNVEDRLGPFRFLLFYLLCGIFATLTHAIIYKDSVIPVVGASGAISAVMGAYFMMYPLARILVVFPIFFFPIFFEIPAFLYLGYWFLIQFYSGLFSLALPTSFGGVAWFAHIGGFLVGALTYRIFCKKRRFYLDEYCIFGSLFDIDKK, from the coding sequence ATGATACCCCTTCAAGATATTCTTCCAAGAAGAAATCCGCCCATAATGACCTGGATTCTAATTTTAATAAATGTGATGGTGTTTTTTTACGAAATCTCTTTATCTCCTTTAGAGAGAGAAATTTTTTTTAGACATTGGGGATTTGTTCCAGCAAGATTTTTTGATGATTATTTTTCAGCATTAATAGGAGAACCAGCTTATCGTAAATATCTTTCTTTAATTACTCATTTATTTATTCATGGAGGATGGCTTCATATAATAGGAAATATGTGGACTTTATGGATTTTTGGAGATAATGTAGAGGATAGATTAGGACCCTTTAGATTCCTTTTATTTTATTTGCTTTGTGGAATTTTTGCAACCTTAACTCATGCTATAATTTATAAAGATTCTGTTATTCCAGTTGTTGGAGCAAGTGGAGCTATATCTGCTGTTATGGGTGCCTATTTTATGATGTATCCTTTAGCAAGGATTTTGGTTGTTTTTCCTATATTTTTCTTTCCTATCTTTTTTGAAATTCCAGCCTTTTTATATTTAGGCTATTGGTTTTTGATTCAATTTTATAGTGGACTTTTTTCTTTAGCCCTTCCTACTTCATTCGGTGGAGTTGCTTGGTTTGCTCATATAGGAGGATTCTTAGTGGGTGCATTAACCTACAGAATCTTTTGTAAAAAAAGAAGATTTTATTTAGATGAATATTGTATATTTGGTTCCCTTTTTGACATAGATAAAAAATAA
- a CDS encoding SapC family protein has translation MFSPYSAFKKPVIVEKELHKRVKVKPISNFEFIRTVETVPLGFSELLSASMYYPVLFGVWKGNIFPFAVMGINGKNVYLNEEGLFKVDYIPKSVMVYPFGVIKQIEEDKEEFLVIVDEVCFDKEGNFIFEENGSETPYFLSIKEELTQLALDYQKALDFAKELFEIKALKLINFTVETKYGNAEFKNVLIGDLEGIKKIQPEKLYFLNAIGYLPCLYSIYFSVRNFKLWNLI, from the coding sequence ATGTTCAGTCCCTATTCAGCTTTTAAAAAACCAGTTATTGTTGAAAAGGAGCTCCATAAAAGGGTAAAAGTTAAACCCATTTCCAATTTTGAATTTATTAGAACTGTTGAAACAGTTCCTCTTGGTTTTTCTGAGCTTCTTTCAGCCTCTATGTATTATCCTGTGCTTTTTGGGGTATGGAAAGGGAATATTTTTCCTTTTGCAGTAATGGGAATCAACGGAAAAAATGTATATCTTAATGAAGAAGGGCTTTTTAAAGTAGATTACATTCCAAAAAGTGTAATGGTTTATCCTTTTGGAGTTATTAAACAAATTGAAGAAGACAAAGAGGAATTTTTAGTTATTGTTGATGAAGTTTGTTTTGATAAGGAAGGAAATTTTATTTTTGAAGAAAATGGTTCAGAAACTCCCTATTTTTTAAGTATAAAAGAGGAATTAACTCAGCTTGCCCTTGATTATCAGAAAGCACTTGATTTTGCTAAGGAACTTTTTGAGATAAAAGCTTTAAAATTAATTAATTTTACAGTAGAAACCAAATATGGAAATGCTGAATTTAAGAATGTTCTTATTGGAGATCTTGAGGGGATAAAGAAGATACAACCTGAAAAACTTTATTTTCTTAATGCTATAGGTTATCTTCCCTGTTTATATTCAATCTATTTTAGTGTGCGCAATTTTAAGCTTTGGAACCTAATCTAA
- a CDS encoding methyltransferase domain-containing protein, whose translation MKVYMARADLKFNFNGYDFEVKKGEKLLFAEDVFALLPQNLKTLFKEEKVGFPPFYRGENLNGKTILVIAQAAIGDALCMTPALREIKRRYPDCRLWVSISGRARPVLEKLSYIDKLLPMPIPYKYVSKADYLVKVIEMVNTPQFDELNLVEYYLWKCYVYHAEDETPDIVIDEEVVAELKPIFEEIKRLSGGKKILLFHYLASSVHRTLPPRLLKEIEEYIKEEYVPVICSLPDEDITVDVALETYDITAGNLSYLMKDIRYLIAGVSLADAVITADTATLHIAGGLKKPTVLLAGPIDGELRSRTYPTVINVPANYRGKTCVAPCGKHAISGPCPEAELKGEFYSPCLQSIPARVVYYALKDAEILAEKNFAKPDKCLVCEYKGEIPLFEVINGARIFECPSCGLQFAYPIKAEDYDKAYDSKTKYMGLIDLTKTAYQSFKEVSDPKTEVKKWLKVPHFTLLQAILDKLPKGTLFDIGCSTGFFLLIAKRFGFEVYGMEASSEAVEIAKRNFGLKVCKALTFEELTPEFRGPYKVITAFEVLEHVDDPLGFLKGIYNLLSSDEGYFLMSCPPFYNFENLAKGYRKFKWWFWDYPPHHLTRWKPWTLFYALKKAGFSQVYIFTEPLIPGTVLEGITPLNFTLKLEDGRTITLNSTAILLENLKPLYLNSRYLGNFMYALAVKGESKIDWERVIERAIRFSAVEIIWGEGDKI comes from the coding sequence ATGAAAGTTTACATGGCTCGGGCGGATTTAAAATTCAACTTTAATGGATATGATTTTGAAGTGAAAAAAGGAGAGAAACTTCTTTTTGCAGAGGATGTTTTTGCCCTTCTTCCACAAAATCTAAAAACACTCTTTAAAGAGGAAAAAGTTGGTTTTCCGCCATTTTATCGTGGAGAAAATTTGAATGGAAAGACTATTTTAGTTATTGCTCAAGCAGCAATTGGTGATGCCCTTTGTATGACTCCAGCCCTTCGTGAAATTAAGCGTAGATATCCTGACTGTAGGCTTTGGGTAAGTATCTCTGGTAGAGCTCGTCCTGTGCTTGAGAAACTTTCTTATATAGATAAACTTCTTCCCATGCCTATACCTTATAAATATGTTTCTAAAGCAGACTACCTGGTTAAAGTTATAGAAATGGTAAATACTCCGCAGTTTGATGAGTTAAATTTAGTAGAATACTATCTTTGGAAGTGTTATGTCTATCATGCTGAAGATGAGACACCAGATATAGTGATTGATGAAGAGGTTGTTGCTGAGTTAAAGCCGATTTTTGAAGAAATAAAAAGATTAAGCGGAGGTAAGAAGATACTTCTCTTTCATTACCTTGCCTCTTCAGTTCACCGCACTCTTCCTCCGAGACTTTTAAAAGAGATTGAAGAATATATTAAGGAAGAGTATGTGCCGGTTATCTGTAGCCTTCCTGATGAGGATATAACTGTTGATGTGGCACTTGAAACTTACGATATAACAGCTGGTAATCTTTCTTATCTTATGAAAGATATTAGATATCTTATAGCTGGAGTAAGTTTAGCTGATGCAGTAATAACTGCTGATACTGCAACACTTCACATAGCAGGAGGATTAAAGAAGCCTACAGTTCTTCTTGCAGGACCAATTGATGGAGAATTGCGCTCTCGAACTTATCCTACAGTAATAAATGTTCCTGCAAATTACAGAGGTAAAACCTGTGTTGCCCCTTGTGGAAAGCATGCCATAAGTGGTCCTTGCCCTGAGGCAGAACTCAAAGGAGAATTTTATAGTCCCTGCCTTCAGAGTATTCCTGCTCGAGTAGTTTATTATGCTCTAAAGGATGCTGAAATTTTAGCAGAGAAAAATTTTGCTAAGCCTGATAAGTGTTTAGTTTGTGAATACAAAGGAGAAATTCCTCTTTTTGAAGTAATAAATGGAGCAAGAATTTTTGAGTGTCCCTCTTGCGGACTTCAGTTTGCCTATCCCATTAAAGCAGAAGACTATGACAAAGCCTATGATAGCAAAACTAAGTATATGGGTCTTATTGATTTAACTAAAACTGCATATCAATCTTTCAAAGAAGTTTCCGACCCAAAAACAGAAGTCAAAAAATGGCTTAAAGTTCCTCATTTTACCCTCTTGCAAGCAATCTTAGATAAGCTTCCTAAGGGAACCTTATTTGACATTGGTTGTAGCACGGGTTTTTTTCTTCTCATAGCAAAAAGGTTTGGTTTTGAAGTCTATGGAATGGAGGCTTCTTCTGAAGCAGTTGAAATAGCTAAAAGAAACTTTGGTCTAAAAGTATGTAAAGCTTTAACCTTTGAGGAGCTAACTCCCGAATTTAGAGGACCATATAAAGTGATAACTGCTTTTGAAGTGCTTGAGCATGTAGATGATCCCTTAGGGTTTTTAAAAGGAATCTATAATCTTCTTTCTTCTGATGAAGGATACTTTCTTATGAGTTGCCCACCTTTTTATAATTTTGAAAACTTAGCTAAGGGTTACCGTAAATTCAAATGGTGGTTTTGGGATTATCCCCCACATCATCTAACTCGTTGGAAGCCCTGGACCCTTTTTTATGCCTTAAAGAAAGCTGGTTTCTCACAGGTCTATATCTTTACTGAGCCACTTATTCCGGGAACTGTTCTTGAAGGTATAACTCCCTTAAATTTTACTCTAAAACTTGAAGATGGACGAACAATCACTCTTAATAGCACAGCCATTCTTCTTGAAAATCTAAAACCCCTTTATCTTAATTCTCGCTATTTAGGAAACTTTATGTATGCTCTTGCAGTAAAAGGTGAGTCTAAAATAGACTGGGAAAGGGTTATTGAGAGAGCTATCAGGTTTTCTGCTGTAGAAATTATTTGGGGAGAAGGAGATAAAATCTAA
- a CDS encoding flagellin N-terminal helical domain-containing protein → MAVKINFNAEAAKTHTALIQNERAMGKSLLRLSTGYKILNAADDSAGLFIADMLGTVAAALDQGNANIQTGISALQIAESSAGQIYTKLQEIYVRAQRAANDINDPNARAALQQEINNFIDAIQKIGTDTEYNGIKLLDGTFTEKYIHYGPRADQVVSVSISNLKASNIGAYVVQGTGKVKSDTTAYTSLITGNWQYNSSTDTVTVAGVNLNSSIYLSYTGAVDAKAIADAINNNATLQQVGISARATNISIASTEWSNIQSTTGSVTMRFYVGKSTNSADAIEITVAQGETLTLDQLISQINTQASAKGLNITASSSGNKLVLQTTGETIGVEVIRSDTNAASVDLGMLLQGATASASGSSTTASAVKVGNLTIAGTDSYNYNFTGISATNEGLGVANIGNGSFYNLYSIDVTTNSGAELAMDIVNTAIKKVDKVRAQIGAVMNNLQSIFDSQKVAYDNTKEAESVIRNTDYAKEMAEFVTYQIRMQATVAMLAQANTLPQLVLQLMR, encoded by the coding sequence ATGGCTGTAAAAATTAATTTTAACGCAGAAGCAGCAAAAACACACACTGCGCTCATTCAAAATGAGCGCGCAATGGGTAAGAGCCTTTTAAGGCTCTCAACAGGTTACAAAATTTTGAATGCTGCTGATGACTCAGCAGGGCTTTTCATTGCTGACATGCTTGGAACTGTAGCTGCAGCCTTGGATCAGGGAAATGCTAACATTCAAACAGGTATTTCAGCTCTTCAGATTGCAGAATCCTCTGCTGGACAGATTTACACAAAACTTCAGGAAATCTATGTAAGAGCCCAGAGAGCTGCAAACGACATTAACGACCCCAATGCAAGAGCAGCTTTACAACAGGAAATTAACAACTTCATTGATGCTATTCAAAAGATTGGAACTGATACCGAGTATAACGGAATTAAACTTCTTGATGGAACTTTTACAGAGAAGTATATCCATTATGGACCGAGAGCAGACCAGGTAGTTTCGGTAAGCATTTCAAATCTAAAAGCATCTAATATCGGTGCTTATGTTGTTCAGGGTACTGGTAAGGTTAAGTCAGATACTACAGCTTATACTTCATTAATAACAGGAAACTGGCAATATAATAGCTCAACTGATACAGTAACTGTTGCAGGGGTTAATCTCAATAGTTCAATTTATCTTAGTTATACAGGAGCTGTTGATGCAAAGGCAATAGCAGATGCAATAAATAATAACGCTACTTTACAGCAAGTAGGAATCTCTGCAAGAGCAACAAATATTAGCATAGCTTCCACTGAATGGTCAAATATTCAAAGTACAACAGGATCAGTTACAATGAGATTTTATGTGGGTAAATCAACTAATTCTGCAGATGCAATAGAAATTACTGTTGCTCAAGGTGAAACTCTTACATTAGATCAGCTTATATCACAAATTAATACACAGGCTTCAGCTAAAGGATTAAATATTACTGCTTCAAGCTCTGGAAATAAACTTGTCCTTCAAACAACTGGAGAAACAATAGGAGTGGAGGTAATAAGATCAGATACAAATGCTGCTTCTGTTGATCTTGGAATGCTTCTTCAGGGTGCTACAGCAAGTGCTTCAGGGAGTAGCACCACAGCATCTGCTGTAAAAGTTGGAAATCTTACAATTGCTGGAACAGATTCATATAACTACAATTTTACAGGAATAAGTGCTACTAATGAGGGCCTTGGTGTAGCAAATATAGGTAATGGAAGTTTCTATAATCTCTATAGCATTGATGTGACCACAAACTCTGGTGCTGAACTTGCAATGGATATTGTAAATACCGCAATTAAGAAGGTAGATAAAGTGAGAGCTCAAATTGGTGCTGTTATGAATAACCTTCAGTCTATCTTTGATTCTCAGAAAGTAGCTTATGATAACACCAAAGAAGCTGAATCTGTCATCCGCAATACTGACTATGCTAAGGAAATGGCAGAATTCGTAACCTATCAGATCCGTATGCAGGCAACTGTTGCTATGCTTGCTCAGGCAAACACCTTACCTCAACTTGTGCTTCAGCTCATGAGGTAA
- the queD gene encoding 6-carboxytetrahydropterin synthase QueD, with translation MFKLKVQDYFSSAHYLKDYKGPCEKIHGHNWKVELIVEGSELNSLDILIDFAILKKILKEVLFELDHKLLNEIPYFENINPSSERLAEYIFKKVKEKLSSYPNVKVKEVTVFETEKAGATYYE, from the coding sequence ATGTTCAAACTAAAAGTCCAAGACTACTTCTCCTCTGCTCATTACCTTAAAGATTATAAAGGACCCTGTGAAAAAATTCACGGACACAACTGGAAAGTAGAACTTATTGTTGAAGGCTCTGAATTAAATAGCTTAGATATCCTTATAGATTTTGCCATCCTTAAAAAAATTTTAAAAGAAGTCCTCTTTGAACTTGACCATAAACTACTTAACGAAATTCCCTATTTTGAAAATATTAACCCTTCCTCAGAAAGACTTGCAGAATATATTTTTAAAAAGGTTAAAGAAAAACTCTCTTCCTATCCCAATGTAAAAGTAAAAGAGGTTACTGTTTTTGAGACTGAAAAAGCAGGGGCAACCTATTACGAATAA
- a CDS encoding 7-carboxy-7-deazaguanine synthase QueE, producing the protein MSKLKISEIFFSLQGEGPLIGYPTLFVRLFGCNLNCSWCDTPYAKGENPYEEKEISEIISFWKKNFSSIPFITITGGEPLIQSSVYNLIDAFLKLGCTIALETNGSISLDKVPKEVIKVMDVKTPSSKMDKYNLYENFKFLTKKDAVKFVIKDREDFDFAIDIVEKFYLTYYTQVFLSPAYPFLDPKILANWILETKKPIRFQIQLHKIVGIK; encoded by the coding sequence GTGTCTAAATTAAAAATTTCTGAGATATTTTTTAGTCTCCAAGGAGAGGGTCCTCTCATAGGTTACCCTACCCTATTTGTTAGACTTTTTGGCTGTAATCTAAACTGCTCCTGGTGTGATACCCCCTATGCAAAAGGAGAAAATCCTTATGAAGAAAAAGAAATCTCTGAAATAATTTCTTTTTGGAAAAAAAATTTTAGCTCTATACCTTTTATAACTATTACTGGAGGAGAACCTCTTATTCAAAGCTCTGTTTATAATTTAATAGATGCGTTTTTAAAACTTGGTTGTACTATAGCTTTGGAAACCAATGGAAGTATAAGTTTAGATAAAGTCCCTAAGGAAGTAATAAAGGTTATGGATGTTAAAACTCCTTCTTCTAAAATGGATAAGTATAATCTCTATGAAAACTTTAAATTTCTTACTAAAAAGGATGCAGTAAAATTTGTGATAAAAGACCGAGAAGATTTTGATTTTGCTATAGATATTGTAGAAAAATTTTATCTCACCTATTATACTCAGGTCTTTCTATCTCCTGCTTATCCCTTTTTAGACCCTAAAATCTTAGCAAATTGGATTCTTGAAACTAAAAAACCCATTAGATTCCAAATACAGCTTCATAAAATAGTAGGAATAAAATAA
- a CDS encoding sigma-70 family RNA polymerase sigma factor, protein MKNPNNDNEALELPNPVDLDISTLSALPIIIEDYEEQVPAKFDPLQKYLQEISKYPVLSREEEEAIAKAYYETKDPRLAYKLVVSNLRLVVKIALEFQKFWAHNFLDLIQEGNVGLLQAVKKFDPYRGVKFSYYASFWIKAYILKYIMDNWKLVKMGTTQAQRKLFYKLRKEKERLASLGFEPTPAEIAKRLGVKEKEVEEMEQRMFSQDLSLEAPVSYDSEDTLANFLKDSKPTPEESFAREEILNKFKHLLKEFAQNLTGKDYVIFHERLIGDPPKTLQELSQKLGISKERVRQIEEKLIKKLRKFLEEKLPDAYYYPLALPYKD, encoded by the coding sequence ATGAAAAATCCAAATAACGATAACGAGGCACTCGAACTTCCTAATCCAGTAGATTTAGATATAAGCACTCTTTCTGCCTTACCTATTATCATCGAAGATTATGAAGAACAGGTTCCTGCTAAATTTGATCCTCTGCAAAAATACTTGCAAGAAATAAGTAAATACCCAGTTCTCTCAAGGGAAGAGGAAGAGGCAATTGCGAAGGCTTATTATGAAACTAAAGACCCAAGATTAGCTTATAAGCTTGTAGTTTCCAATTTGAGACTGGTAGTAAAAATAGCTCTTGAATTTCAAAAATTTTGGGCACATAACTTTTTAGATCTTATTCAGGAAGGAAACGTAGGTCTTTTGCAAGCAGTTAAAAAATTCGATCCCTACAGAGGAGTTAAATTTTCTTACTATGCTTCTTTTTGGATAAAGGCTTATATACTTAAATATATTATGGATAATTGGAAACTTGTAAAAATGGGAACTACCCAGGCTCAAAGAAAACTTTTTTATAAGCTAAGAAAAGAAAAAGAAAGACTTGCTTCTCTTGGTTTTGAACCTACTCCTGCTGAAATAGCAAAAAGGCTTGGGGTAAAAGAAAAAGAAGTTGAAGAAATGGAACAAAGAATGTTTTCTCAAGATTTAAGTTTAGAAGCTCCGGTTTCTTATGATTCAGAAGATACTCTTGCTAATTTCTTAAAAGACTCAAAACCAACCCCTGAGGAATCCTTTGCAAGAGAAGAAATTTTAAATAAATTTAAACATCTTCTTAAGGAGTTTGCTCAAAATCTAACTGGAAAAGACTATGTAATTTTCCACGAAAGACTTATAGGTGATCCACCAAAAACTTTACAAGAACTTTCTCAAAAGTTGGGAATTTCTAAAGAAAGAGTTAGACAAATAGAGGAAAAATTAATAAAAAAACTCAGAAAATTTCTGGAGGAGAAATTGCCAGATGCGTACTACTATCCCCTTGCCCTACCTTACAAAGATTAG
- a CDS encoding tetratricopeptide repeat protein has protein sequence MRTTIPLPYLTKISLVIFILLFMNSTYLFAEKDKKAQAYYYYLLATQERDPSVAEKYLKKAIKYDPQSLYLKKTLISLYLENGDLKKAESLCKKLLENYPKDREINLFLAKIYILENRPLRAISILEKYLEYFPKDEIILSLLVNLYLDQKDWDSALINLEKLLKINENNYTAWVFKARILKEQKKIKEAKEAYLKALNLASENKALLLEVLKFLDENSDVEEIERLLKSYVAKYPEDEDFIKLLLSFYIEKSNWVKTEEVLKEYLNKNKYTPELLFFLGYSLEKQNKMEEALQVYEKLIFENNWHYEVSKRIAEIFRGKTKEEALKYMEDFSKRYPKNKNYYIFLANFAEFLDFCEKGVKYAEEGIKAYPEELDMILTLASGYACLENYEKVLSLIEPLLKKYPQDPFVLNFVGYSYVELEKNLDEAERLLLKALQINPLDPYILDSLGWCYYKKGDLDLAIQYLEKAVKRLPEDEAVIIEHLGDAYLKRGDKEKACELYQRALKAVIHKRDKERIEKKFENCPILK, from the coding sequence ATGCGTACTACTATCCCCTTGCCCTACCTTACAAAGATTAGTCTTGTAATTTTTATTCTCCTTTTTATGAATTCTACCTATCTTTTTGCTGAAAAAGATAAAAAAGCTCAAGCCTATTATTATTATTTACTTGCCACCCAAGAAAGGGATCCTTCTGTAGCAGAAAAATATCTTAAAAAAGCCATAAAATATGATCCCCAAAGTTTGTATCTTAAAAAAACCTTAATTTCTCTTTATTTAGAAAATGGAGATTTAAAGAAAGCAGAATCTCTTTGTAAAAAACTTTTAGAAAATTATCCAAAGGATAGAGAAATTAATCTTTTTTTGGCTAAGATATATATCCTTGAAAATAGACCCCTTCGTGCTATTTCAATTCTTGAAAAGTATTTAGAATACTTTCCTAAGGATGAAATCATTTTAAGCCTTCTTGTAAATCTTTATCTTGACCAGAAAGATTGGGATTCAGCGTTAATTAATTTAGAAAAGTTATTAAAAATTAATGAAAATAATTATACAGCCTGGGTTTTTAAAGCCAGAATCTTAAAAGAACAGAAAAAGATAAAAGAAGCAAAAGAAGCCTATTTGAAGGCTTTAAATCTTGCCTCAGAAAATAAAGCTCTTTTATTGGAGGTACTTAAATTTTTAGACGAAAATTCAGATGTTGAAGAAATTGAAAGGCTTCTAAAATCTTATGTAGCAAAATATCCTGAGGATGAGGATTTTATAAAGCTTCTCCTTAGCTTCTATATTGAAAAATCTAATTGGGTAAAAACTGAAGAGGTACTAAAGGAATATTTAAATAAAAATAAATATACCCCAGAACTTCTTTTCTTTCTTGGATACTCACTTGAAAAACAAAATAAAATGGAAGAAGCTCTTCAAGTTTACGAAAAACTTATTTTTGAAAATAACTGGCATTATGAGGTCTCAAAGAGAATAGCAGAAATTTTTAGAGGAAAAACAAAAGAAGAAGCCTTAAAATATATGGAAGACTTTTCTAAAAGGTATCCTAAAAATAAAAACTATTATATTTTCTTAGCTAATTTTGCTGAATTTCTTGATTTTTGCGAAAAAGGAGTAAAGTATGCAGAAGAAGGAATTAAAGCCTATCCTGAAGAACTTGATATGATTTTAACTTTGGCTTCAGGTTATGCCTGTTTGGAAAATTATGAAAAGGTTTTGTCTCTTATTGAACCGCTTTTAAAAAAATATCCTCAAGATCCATTTGTGTTAAATTTTGTAGGATATAGTTATGTGGAATTGGAAAAAAATTTAGATGAAGCAGAAAGGCTACTTTTAAAAGCCTTACAAATAAATCCTTTAGATCCTTATATTCTTGATAGCTTAGGATGGTGTTACTATAAAAAGGGTGATTTAGATCTTGCTATTCAGTATTTAGAAAAAGCTGTAAAAAGACTTCCTGAAGATGAAGCTGTTATAATAGAACATCTTGGAGATGCTTATTTAAAAAGGGGAGATAAAGAAAAAGCTTGCGAACTTTACCAAAGGGCTTTAAAAGCAGTTATTCATAAAAGAGATAAAGAAAGGATTGAAAAAAAATTTGAGAACTGTCCAATTCTTAAGTAA
- a CDS encoding hemolysin family protein, with amino-acid sequence MIKALISFLFFLFGEAFFACSEIAFLSAERIFIESLASKNIGAKIYLKFWENPERLFTTTLMGITLCVAGNGIFTSYFLINSLGTKGLLVVSTLLPLSMLLFGQIIPKTFGRKFSYPLVLYLMPILYLISFAFYPIIVLNAKLANKIMKSKEESPFFLTKFREVLLTFIKYEEEIDFKERELMHKIVEFAKKRVSQVMVPLTQVKGLPITATVKDAIEFSRKYNFSYIPLYEDSISNIKAVVKVQHLIGKTLFEQDKPLKDFSLKPFFVPEVALAHEVLSQLQKSGIEFAVVVDEYGFTTGIITIEDLVEEVLGEFRDALDYYVPEYQKISENLYKCKGFIEIEKLQALGIPIPSGEYETLNGFIYFITGRIPKQGEIITYKNLEIEILKATPRKVEEVKIKIIK; translated from the coding sequence ATGATTAAGGCTCTTATTTCCTTTTTATTTTTCCTTTTTGGAGAAGCCTTTTTTGCTTGTAGTGAAATTGCTTTTCTTTCTGCAGAAAGGATTTTTATAGAAAGTTTAGCTTCTAAAAATATAGGTGCTAAAATTTATCTAAAATTTTGGGAAAATCCTGAACGTCTTTTTACTACAACCCTTATGGGGATTACCCTTTGTGTTGCTGGAAATGGAATATTTACTTCTTATTTTTTAATAAATAGCTTAGGTACAAAAGGGCTTTTAGTTGTTTCAACCCTTTTACCTTTATCTATGCTTCTTTTTGGGCAAATAATTCCTAAAACTTTTGGGAGAAAATTTTCCTATCCATTAGTTCTTTATTTAATGCCTATCCTTTATTTGATATCCTTTGCATTTTATCCTATTATTGTTTTAAATGCCAAACTTGCTAACAAAATTATGAAATCAAAAGAGGAGAGTCCTTTCTTTTTGACCAAATTTAGAGAAGTTCTTTTAACTTTTATTAAATACGAAGAAGAGATAGATTTTAAAGAAAGAGAACTTATGCATAAAATCGTTGAATTTGCTAAAAAGAGAGTTTCTCAAGTAATGGTTCCTTTAACTCAAGTAAAGGGATTACCTATTACAGCTACTGTAAAAGATGCTATAGAATTCAGCAGAAAATATAATTTTTCTTATATACCTCTTTATGAAGATAGCATAAGCAATATAAAGGCTGTGGTGAAAGTGCAACATCTTATAGGTAAGACCTTATTTGAACAGGATAAACCTCTTAAAGATTTTAGTTTAAAGCCTTTTTTTGTTCCTGAAGTTGCTTTGGCTCATGAAGTACTTTCTCAGCTTCAAAAAAGTGGGATTGAATTTGCTGTTGTAGTTGATGAATATGGTTTCACTACAGGGATTATAACTATAGAAGACTTAGTAGAAGAAGTTTTAGGAGAATTTAGAGATGCTCTTGATTATTATGTTCCAGAATATCAAAAAATTAGCGAAAATTTATATAAATGTAAAGGTTTTATAGAAATAGAAAAATTACAAGCTCTCGGTATACCAATTCCTTCTGGAGAATATGAAACTCTTAATGGTTTTATTTATTTTATAACAGGAAGAATTCCTAAACAAGGAGAAATAATCACTTATAAAAACTTAGAAATAGAAATTTTAAAAGCTACCCCTCGGAAAGTAGAAGAGGTAAAAATAAAAATCATAAAGTAA